Proteins from a genomic interval of Lolium perenne isolate Kyuss_39 chromosome 1, Kyuss_2.0, whole genome shotgun sequence:
- the LOC139834246 gene encoding uncharacterized protein, whose amino-acid sequence MIVLASRHIKVQPQCPICSLGPEDIKHLLFGCTRATEVWRELGLLNMIKQAMIVDRSGSVVLEHILCSSNNNVPMLEQLKTHELVVVGCWYIWWQRRQIVKGENVSAPASSAFAITALAANYGAATKKPEDKEIRWSKPPKGHRKLNIDASYYQYGSGAAGMVLRNDKGEAIAGKACLLNNMMCAENAEATALLKGLEFLEQIGCFSAYIESDSLELIKACNGDIEIWSPYTAVLADCFQKARSMDLVFFQHCPRDANVVAHNLAKMAYESRNGFGWDGRPPDFILSDVIRDVTM is encoded by the coding sequence ATGATTGTCCTAGCATCAAGACACATCAAGGTTCAGCCCCAGTGTCCGATTTGCAGCCTTGGTCCAGAGGACATTAAACATCTATTATTTGGATGTACTAGAGCGACGGAGGTGTGGCGCGAGCTGGGACTGTTGAACATGATCAAACAGGCAATGATAGTGGATAGGTCGGGATCGGTGGTTCTCGAGCATATCCTGTGTTCATCAAATAACAATGTACCTATGTTGGAACAGTTGAAGACGCATGAACTAGTAGTGGTGGGATGTTGGTACATCTGGTGGCAAAGAAGGCAGATTGTTAAAGGAGAAAATGTGAGTGCACCTGCCAGTTCAGCTTTCGCGATTACAGCTCTGGCGGCAAATTATGGAGCTGCTACAAAAAAGCCTGAGGATAAAGAAATTAGATGGTCAAAACCACCTAAAGGACATCGGAAATTGAATATTGATGCCTCATATTATCAATATGGTTCTGGTGCTGCGGGGATGGTTTTGCGTAATGATAAGGGGGAAGCAATTGCGGGAAAAGCTTGTCTGCTAAATAATATGATGTGTGCTGAAAATGCAGAAGCAACCGCCCTTCTTAAAGGACTGGAGTTTCTTGAACAGATAGGATGTTTCTCAGCTTATATCGAGTCAGATTCGTTGGAGTTGATCAAGGCTTGTAATGGTGATATAGAAATTTGGAGTCCCTACACAGCGGTGTTGGCAGATTGTTTCCAGAAGGCAAGATCTATGGACTTGGTGTTTTTTCAACACTGCCCCCGTGATGCAAATGTTGTAGCCCACAATTTAGCTAAGATGGCATATGAATCTCGTAATGGGTTTGGTTGGGATGGTAGGCCTCCTGATTTTATTTTGAGTGATGTAATTCGGGATGTAACTATGTAA
- the LOC127327186 gene encoding uncharacterized protein has translation MADASKRIDLAAPLLSVRRHAGRRPGERDDDATLGGVPFGWERWPGCPKSVRTIIRRAPPLLPEPEEAARSSDALSRADSCYTVNCSVAGLSDAAGATVTVSPGVRGGSVMMDRFLLAAKEQCAFRKEKAGAANTRARDGDGDGDSLPRRAPVEHPPANYAQAQPTDTSEPGGGEDEGDAHSTAGFTSRRKCGLLPTRCAQILNPAHAVSRHGRGARRFLSDLGRSCQRETNPLLPQRRPEHDAGMVRSLCVSQRTWEEVHVSSLARLVRSDRACSLRQVATVASELDMTVRGLYNGQAGGVVHPKDTHLGLLLVLDRADGSAASSPLPPLKRGRLPSGGKTSIGHCLPPPLEEKAGENREATTVRARAQPPALLALPSPKMPTESWLSRTLPSVSNKPPTTSFLGIHVQQLRTKQQAPSPCRSSHQAKFVDHGARPRRVRIHDLQK, from the coding sequence ATGGCCGACGCGAGCAAGCGCATCGACCTCGCCGCGCCGCTGCTATCCGTGCGGCGCCACGCCGGGAGGCGGCCTGGCGAACGCGACGATGATGCCACGCTCGGAGGCGTGCCGTTCGGGTGGGAGCGGTGGCCGGGCTGCCCCAAGAGCGTCCGCACGATCATCCGACGCGCGCCGCCGCTCCTTCCCGAGCCGGAGGAGGCCGCGCGGTCCTCGGACGCGCTCTCCCGGGCCGACAGCTGCTACACCGTGAACTGCAGCGTCGCCGGCCTCAGCGACGCCGCCGGCGCGACGGTCACGGTTTCCCCGGGTGTTCGCGGCGGCAGCGTCATGATGGACCGCTTCTTGCTGGCAGCCAAGGAGCAGTGCGCCTTCCGTAAGGAAAAGGCCGGCGCAGCCAACACGCGCGCCCGagacggcgatggcgacggcgacaGCTTGCCGAGGCGGGCCCCCGTGGAACACCCGCCGGCCAACTACGCGCAGGCGCAGCCTACTGACACGAGCGAACCCGGTGGTGGCGAGGACGAGGGGGACGCGCACAGCACGGCAGGTTTCACGTCCAGGAGGAAATGCGGGCTGCTCCCGACGAGGTGCGCCCAGATCCTCAACCCGGCGCATGCCGTCAGCAGGCACGGCCGCGGCGCGCGGCGCTTCCTGTCTGATCTCGGCAGATCATGCCAGCGCGAGACGAACCCGCTCCTGCCGCAGCGCCGCCCTGAACACGATGCCGGCATGGTAAGAAGTCTTTGCGTGTCGCAGCGTACCTGGGAGGAGGTGCACGTAAGCTCACTAGCGCGCCTAGTGCGATCGGATCGCGCGTGCAGCCTCAGACAAGTCGCCACCGTGGCATCGGAGCTGGACATGACAGTGCGCGGACTTTACAATGGCCAAGCAGGAGGTGTTGTCCATCCCAAAGACACCCATCTCGGTCTGCTCCTGGTCCTCGACAGAGCCGACGGCAGTGCCGCATCGTCGCcactgccgcctctgaaacgcggCCGGCTACCCAGCGGCGGGAAGACATCCATCGGCCACTGCTTGCCGCCGCCTTTGGAGGAGAAGGCCGGGGAGAACCGTGAAGCCACCACCGTGCGGGCTCGGGCGCAGCCGCCGGCGCTGCTCGCATTGCCGTCGCCGAAGATGCCGACAGAGTCCTGGCTCTCGCGGACATTGCCGTCCGTGTCGAACAAGCCTCCGACAACGTCCTTCCTGGGGATCCATGTGCAGCAGCTCAGGACGAAGCAGCAGGCTCCGTCTCCTTGCCGGTCCAGTCACCAGGCCAAGTTCGTCGATCATGGCGCCAGGCCACGGCGGGTACGGATACATGATCTGCAAAAGTGA